Genomic segment of Granulicella aggregans:
AAGCCGGCCGAGCTTCCGGTCAGGGCGACGGTCGCGGTCACGATGGTAGCGCCGGGCTGCTCTGCCGTGGCGAGACCGTTCTGGTCGATGGTGACAATGCCGGCAGACTGGGCGGCGTAGGTGACGTGGCCGACCTGGCAGCTGACGTTGGTCCGGTTTGTGCCGGTCCCGGCGTAGACGCGGGCGGCAAGCTGCGCATTGTAGGTCTGCGAGACACAGCTCTTCTGGTCGTAGTTTGCGGGCGCGGGATTGGGAACGACGACGGTGGCGATATTGCAGCACCCGTTCGAGTAGGCGACCGGGCAGGCGATCGCGGAGGTGGAAGAGCTGTCTGCGTTTGTGGCGGCGGGGCTGCAGTTGGTGGCGGGGTCGTTGAGGCAGTCGGTGGAGGGGGCTCCGAGCACCACACTCGTCACGACAGGGTGGACGTAGACGGGCAGCGGGTTGCTGGTGACTCCGTTCGCGGTTGCGGTGACGTAGGCGATGCCTGTCATGCCCGTTGAGGTGCAGGTGGTGTAGTCGGGAATGCCGCCGCCGCTGTTGCGGTTCCATGTGCCGCCGCAGAGCTTGCCGGTGGTGGGCTGGATGTCGAGCAGGGTGCGCGTGGTGTCGCTCGAGGCGTAGGTGTAGCTGGCGGAGGAGACGGCAGTGCCTTTGCAGTCGATGCCTGAGGGCGACGACGTCTGCGAGATCTCAGCCTGATTGATCGAGATGCCGTAGATCTTCGGCTGGAGAGTGATCGAGACTACCTGCCCGACGGAGACGCCGGAGTCGCCAGAGCAATACGTGATGGCCGTTTTTTTGCCGCAGCCATTGATGGAGATGCCAAAAGGGATGGCGAAAAAGAGTAGAGCGAATACCGAGACAAACCGACGCATTGAACCTCCCCGTCCAACCGGAACCCTAGCTGAACGGTGCTACCGCAGACGCTGAATTACCGAGACTTCAGTGTAATGGAAAACGGCGTACAGGGGATAGACGGGTGGAGCAGGTAGAAGGGTATAGGGGGTAGGGTTGGGGTGTAGGCGAGTACATGCAATGGCTAAGACCAATGAGGGGGCTTTCCACTCCGCTTCGCTCCGGTCGAGATGACGGATCGATATAGGGCGTAGTGGTTGGGAGGAATTGCTTCGCTCCGTTGTTTTCCCTACACCCTAAACCCTATCCCCTACACCCTTGCCTTCAGGGCATTTCGGTGGCGAACCAGTTCAACATGCGCTCATCCCGGTCCTGGATGTGGGCGGGATCGCGGAAACCGTGGCCCTCGTTGGGGTAGACGACGAGCTGGGTCTTGACGCCTTCGGCGCGGAGGGCGTGCCAGAACTCGAAGCTCTGCGGGGCGGGGCATTCGCCGTCGCGATCGCCGACGAGGACGAGGGTGGGGGTCTTGACGTTTTTGATGTACTCGATGGCGGAGGATTTAGCGTAGACGGCGGGGTCGTCGTAGACGGTCTTGCCGAAGAAGGGGACCATCCACTGGTCGATGGAGTTTTCCCCGTAGTAGCTCTTCCAGTCGGAGATTCCTGCCCCGGCGACGGCGGCGTGGAAGCGGTTGGTCTGGGTGACGGCAAACATGGTCATGAAGCCGCCGTAGCTCCAGCCGGTGATGCCTTCGCGATTTTTGTCGATGGGGAGGGTGGCTTCGAGGGTATCCATGCCCTTGAGGATGTCGCGGAGGTCACCGTAGCCGAAGTCCTTGACGTTGGCCTGGGTGAAGCGCTCGCCCTGGCCGTAGCTGCCGCGGGGGTTAGGCGAGAAGACGAAGTAGCCCATGGCAGAGAAGAGCGCTCCGCCGCCTGCCCAGGAGTTGGCCGTGGCGGCGGATGGGCCGCCATGCACGCTGACGATGAGGGGATACTTCTTCGCGGGATCGTAATCGGCGGGGTAGAGGAGCCAGCCCTGAACATGGAAGCCTTCGTTGTCCCACTCGACGGATTCGGATTTACCCCAGACCGGTTTGACGTTGTCGTTGAGGTGGGTGATCTGTTTGACGGAGCCGAAGGGGCCTGCGTAGACCTCGGGCGGGGTGCTGAAGGAGCTGCGGATGTAAGCGATGGATTGGCTGTCAGCGGAGAGGGAGACGCGCATGGAGAGGCCGCCGGCGCGGAGCGTCTCGGGTACGCTGAGGTCGTATTGCGGGATGTCTTTTTGGGAGCTGATGTCGTAGGCGAAGAGGTGGGTGTTGCCGCGGGCGGACTCGGATACGCCGAGCGTGTCGGAGTTGACCCAGGAGAACCAGGCGGGGGTGGCTTCGCGGTTGGGGGTGATGTCTTTGGGCTCGCCGCCGGTGGAGGGGATTGTGTAGATGTCTCCGCCGGTGGAACCTTGATCGGACATGATGCCGCCGATGAAAGCGATCTGCGAGCCGTCAGGGGAAAAGCGTGGGACGGCGATCTGGAGGCCGTGGAGCGGGCCGGAGACGGTGGTGGGGTCGAGAACTACTGGCGGCGGAGACCACATCCTGCTGTCAAGGGCGCGCGAACTGTCAAAAATCCTCCCCTTATCGTCTCGATCCGCCGGGATCGTGTAAAGCTTTGCTACCCACCAATTATTTTCCCCTGGTGGGTTAGCGCCGATGAATGCAAGCTGCTTCGAGTTAGGAGACCAGTCGAATTCATACACATGGAGACTGCTGGGAGTAAGGAATTCGCCTCCGCCGTCGCTGACATTGATACCGTAGATCCGCTGGATTTCGATGCCGTCTTCGCCGATGACGCCGGACCAGGGCTTCATGGCGGCGAGGGCTCCGGCGGAGCGGGTGGCGTTTTCGACAAAGAGGAAGGCAAGGGACTTGCCGTCCGGCGAGAAGGCGAGCGACTGTATGTTGCCGGTGAGGTGGGTGAGCTGCTTGAACTTGCCGGTGGATTTAGTCCAGAGGAAGATCTGTTCTTGTCCGGCCTTCTCGGATTTAGGAGTGCAGGTGGAGGTGAAGGCGAAAGTGGTGCCGTCGGGTGACCAGACGGGGGCTTCGCTGGCGCAGTCTTCACGGCCCTCGACTTTGAGGACGGTGTCCTTTGCGGGGTCGGCGACCGGGACCAGATGAATCTGCGTACCTTCGGAGCGGCGGAGGGTCCAGGCTACGGTTGCGCCGTCGGGGGAGAGGGCGACGTAGGTCGGGGACTTTGAGGCGTGCATGGCCTCGGTCACCTTTTCGAGGCGGGGATCGTGCTTGGCGAGCGGAACCATCGGGGCGGGAGTGCCGCTCTGGGAGAGGGCGGTGGTGGCGACGGCGAGGAGGGCTAGGGCGGCCAGGCAAGGGAGACGTGCGGACATGAGGAAAAGGCTAGCATGGGCATCTGGGGCGCGGGGGGGGGGCACCCATGCGATGAAACTGAATGGATGGGGCAGCCGGCATGGGGTTTGGTGGCGGTCCCACTCATCGCGTGAAACAGAGGCGCGATGAATGGGGCACGGATGTGAGTGACGCGCTTTATCCTCATGGAAAAGCGAAATGCTGGGGCTATCGACTGCGTCCGCAAAGGCGCGGACTTCGGTCGAGACGATGATCGCTCCCAGGGAATGACGAGTCGGGGGCGACGGCGCTTTCAATCACTGACTGGCTAATTTTCAATGGCCGACCCGCGAATTTTTAGTCAGATGAGTGAAAATGCGGAGATCTGGCTCAGGTGGGAGACAATTTCCACCAAATTTATTGACTCTGCGGGTACGGCTTGATATTGTTAGAAGGTTCCGCGAGTATCCGGAGCGCGCCGTCGGGTGTTCCCGCAGCGTGGTGGGCTGAAAGTTGGCCTGAAAGTGAATCTTGATCTGGACGGCGAATAGCCTTCGATCAGCACTTCCTTTACACTGGATACAAGAGATTCACCCCGGCAAGGTGTGCGTAAGCACGCCAAATGTTCGGGGCCTATCGCAATCGTGCCTGCGACCACCCTCCACCTTGGATGGGCTATGCGGGCCGGGACAGCGAAACGGAGTCGGCTCTTCCGGCAGTCGGGCTTGAGAAAGCCTTCAAATGGAAGACGCTCGACCACCGTCGACTGTTTTCGTCTGGTTTGTTGTACCGATGTACAGGCGTGAAGCAGGGAAGATCTTCGTAAGAGACGCATCAGCGTTCTCATTTTTTCGCGTGTGCGCGCAAATGCGCCGCCGAAGAGCGAAGCCCTCACCCTTCTGCACGTTTGAAAACAAGTTTTGTTTCACGGTTTTTTCGAAGGAGCTTCAGTGCCTACGTTCCATCAGCTCGTCAAGCAAGGCCGCACGCCGACACGTTATAAGACCGCCAGCCCCGCGCTTCAGGGTTCGCCCCAGCGCCGTGGCGTCTGCACCCGCGTTTACACGCAGACCCCGAAGAAGCCGAACTCGGCTCTCCGCAAGGTTGCGCGTGTCCGCCTCACCAACGGAATTGAAGTTACGACCTACATCCCGGGCATCGGCCACAACCTGCAGGAGCACTCGATTGTGCTGATCCGCGGTGGCCGTGTGAAGGACCTGCCGGGGGTTCGCTACCACGTTGTGCGTGGAACGCTGGACTCGGTTGGCGTGGCGAACCGGAAGCAGAGCCGCTCAAAGTACGGCGCGAAGCGTCCGAAGGCTGCTGCGGGTAAGTAGTTCTAGGTTTTCAGTGAAGTAACAACAGGTTCAGGTCTTGAGAAGTCAACGGCCCTGAAGGAAGACGAGAAGAGAGAGCAATGCCAAGAAAAGGCTACATCGCTAAGCGTGAAGTTTCACCGGACCCGGTTTATAACTCGACCCTGGTGACGAAGTTTGTGAACAGCATGATGTGGGGCGGCAAGAAGTCGACCGCGCAGGGCATCTTCTACACCGCCATGACGAACCTCGAGCAGAAGGGTG
This window contains:
- a CDS encoding S9 family peptidase is translated as MSARLPCLAALALLAVATTALSQSGTPAPMVPLAKHDPRLEKVTEAMHASKSPTYVALSPDGATVAWTLRRSEGTQIHLVPVADPAKDTVLKVEGREDCASEAPVWSPDGTTFAFTSTCTPKSEKAGQEQIFLWTKSTGKFKQLTHLTGNIQSLAFSPDGKSLAFLFVENATRSAGALAAMKPWSGVIGEDGIEIQRIYGINVSDGGGEFLTPSSLHVYEFDWSPNSKQLAFIGANPPGENNWWVAKLYTIPADRDDKGRIFDSSRALDSRMWSPPPVVLDPTTVSGPLHGLQIAVPRFSPDGSQIAFIGGIMSDQGSTGGDIYTIPSTGGEPKDITPNREATPAWFSWVNSDTLGVSESARGNTHLFAYDISSQKDIPQYDLSVPETLRAGGLSMRVSLSADSQSIAYIRSSFSTPPEVYAGPFGSVKQITHLNDNVKPVWGKSESVEWDNEGFHVQGWLLYPADYDPAKKYPLIVSVHGGPSAATANSWAGGGALFSAMGYFVFSPNPRGSYGQGERFTQANVKDFGYGDLRDILKGMDTLEATLPIDKNREGITGWSYGGFMTMFAVTQTNRFHAAVAGAGISDWKSYYGENSIDQWMVPFFGKTVYDDPAVYAKSSAIEYIKNVKTPTLVLVGDRDGECPAPQSFEFWHALRAEGVKTQLVVYPNEGHGFRDPAHIQDRDERMLNWFATEMP
- the rpsL gene encoding 30S ribosomal protein S12, with the translated sequence MPTFHQLVKQGRTPTRYKTASPALQGSPQRRGVCTRVYTQTPKKPNSALRKVARVRLTNGIEVTTYIPGIGHNLQEHSIVLIRGGRVKDLPGVRYHVVRGTLDSVGVANRKQSRSKYGAKRPKAAAGK